One stretch of Xanthomonas sp. DAR 35659 DNA includes these proteins:
- a CDS encoding SMI1/KNR4 family protein, protein MRLILEDAEQSLTEQELDEFQQRFDARLPAGFRRFYLRHNGGDLSEDNGGNDVLLRGFTPIKYGVAPIERVYRDLIDSVPSLQGMLPFAYDEGGNSFLLSLREDDHGSIYLYLMVEAELAWVCDSFDEFIADLTG, encoded by the coding sequence ATGCGGCTGATCCTCGAAGACGCCGAGCAGTCCCTCACCGAGCAGGAGCTGGACGAATTCCAGCAGCGCTTCGATGCGCGGTTGCCGGCGGGGTTCAGGCGATTCTATCTGCGGCACAATGGCGGCGACCTGTCAGAGGACAACGGCGGCAACGATGTTCTGCTGCGCGGTTTCACGCCGATCAAGTACGGCGTCGCCCCGATCGAGCGTGTCTACCGCGACCTGATCGACAGCGTCCCCTCGCTGCAGGGAATGCTTCCCTTCGCCTACGACGAGGGCGGCAATTCCTTCCTGTTGTCGCTCAGGGAAGACGACCACGGAAGCATCTACCTCTACCTGATGGTCGAGGCGGAACTGGCATGGGTCTGCGATTCCTTTGACGAGTTCATCGCCGACCTCACGGGCTGA
- a CDS encoding MFS transporter, with product MSAAAPHARAGRHWGLLLIASATLMLTMGARQTTGLFVEPIHRSSGVGIAAISFALAVGQFVWGAVQPVFGAIADQRGPLPVLWLGGLLLALGLGLAPWMPSEWGLIVSLGLLAAAGAGAGSFSVLIGATAHRLAPEQRSFAAGLINAGGSLGQFAFAPLVQWMIGAAGWAMAMTGMAALSLLTLPLAWPLRRKGKAQANVATAVAADGGLRAQVRVALRDRSYWCLHLGFFTCGVHIAFLVTHLPGEIALCGLAPSVSAIAIALIGLFNVAGSLIAGKLGERVRMKWLLLAMYASRAVLIALYLVAPPTPLTFYLFAAALGFTWLATVPPTAGLIGKLFGPRYLGTLFGLTLLSHQIGGFFGAWLGGVALERFGNYQWMWYADMALAVAAALVNLPIREQRPLAAARPA from the coding sequence ATGAGCGCCGCGGCGCCGCACGCGCGGGCCGGCCGCCACTGGGGCCTGCTGCTCATCGCCTCGGCGACGCTGATGCTGACCATGGGCGCGCGCCAGACCACCGGCCTGTTCGTCGAACCGATCCACCGCAGCAGCGGCGTCGGCATCGCCGCGATCAGCTTCGCGCTGGCGGTCGGCCAGTTCGTATGGGGCGCGGTGCAGCCGGTGTTCGGCGCCATCGCCGACCAGCGCGGTCCGTTGCCGGTGCTATGGCTGGGCGGGCTGTTGCTGGCGTTGGGCCTGGGGCTGGCGCCCTGGATGCCGAGCGAATGGGGCCTGATCGTCAGCCTGGGCCTGCTCGCCGCAGCGGGCGCCGGTGCCGGCAGCTTCTCGGTGCTGATCGGCGCCACCGCGCATCGCCTCGCGCCGGAACAGCGCTCGTTCGCCGCCGGGCTGATCAACGCCGGCGGCTCGCTCGGCCAGTTCGCGTTCGCGCCGCTGGTGCAATGGATGATCGGCGCGGCCGGCTGGGCGATGGCGATGACCGGCATGGCCGCGCTGTCGCTGCTGACCCTGCCGCTGGCCTGGCCGCTGCGCCGCAAGGGCAAGGCGCAAGCCAATGTGGCGACGGCGGTCGCGGCGGACGGCGGCTTGCGCGCGCAGGTGCGCGTCGCCCTGCGCGACCGCAGCTATTGGTGCCTGCACCTGGGCTTTTTCACCTGTGGCGTGCACATCGCCTTCCTGGTGACCCACCTGCCCGGGGAAATCGCGTTGTGCGGGCTGGCGCCCAGCGTGTCGGCCATCGCCATCGCGCTGATCGGCCTGTTCAACGTCGCCGGCAGCCTGATCGCCGGCAAGCTCGGCGAGCGCGTGCGCATGAAGTGGCTGCTGCTGGCGATGTACGCCAGCCGCGCGGTGCTGATCGCCCTGTACCTGGTCGCGCCGCCGACGCCGCTGACCTTCTACCTGTTCGCCGCCGCGCTCGGTTTCACCTGGTTGGCGACGGTCCCGCCCACCGCCGGCCTGATCGGCAAACTGTTCGGGCCCCGCTACCTGGGCACCCTGTTCGGCCTGACCCTGCTGTCGCACCAGATCGGCGGCTTCTTCGGCGCCTGGCTCGGCGGCGTGGCGCTGGAGCGCTTCGGCAACTACCAGTGGATGTGGTACGCCGACATGGCCCTGGCGGTGGCGGCGGCGCTGGTCAATCTACCGATCCGCGAACAGCGTCCGCTCGCGGCCGCACGGCCCGCCTAG
- a CDS encoding nucleotidyltransferase family protein — translation MNATHAALILAAGGSRRLGQLKQALTRDGEPLLRRTVRLALATAPARCVVVLGAHDAALRPLLDGLPVELVRNPHWSAGMGGSLACLRAAVQGDAALSHSLILGCDQPALEAAHLQDLLAAAGRAASGCAVSGYAGIRGMPVVVAQPRWRALRLQGDQGLRALFDAMAPDSLGCIVAPALALDVDTPQDLLAAVERGWLDP, via the coding sequence ATGAACGCGACGCATGCGGCCTTGATCCTGGCCGCCGGCGGCAGTCGCCGCCTTGGTCAGCTCAAACAGGCGCTGACCCGCGACGGCGAGCCGCTGCTGCGGCGCACCGTGCGTCTGGCGCTGGCCACCGCGCCGGCGCGCTGCGTGGTGGTGCTGGGCGCGCATGACGCGGCGCTGCGTCCGCTGCTGGACGGATTGCCGGTGGAACTGGTGCGCAATCCGCACTGGTCCGCGGGCATGGGCGGCAGCCTCGCCTGTCTGCGTGCGGCGGTGCAGGGCGATGCCGCGCTCAGCCATAGCCTGATCCTGGGCTGCGACCAGCCGGCGCTGGAAGCGGCGCACCTGCAGGATCTGTTGGCGGCGGCGGGTCGCGCCGCGTCCGGCTGCGCGGTCAGCGGCTACGCCGGCATCCGCGGCATGCCCGTCGTGGTGGCGCAGCCGCGCTGGCGCGCGCTGCGCCTGCAGGGCGACCAGGGCCTGCGCGCGCTGTTCGACGCGATGGCGCCGGACAGCCTCGGCTGCATCGTTGCGCCGGCGCTGGCGCTGGATGTGGACACGCCGCAGGATCTGCTGGCGGCGGTGGAGCGCGGTTGGTTGGATCCGTAA
- a CDS encoding PAS domain-containing protein, translated as MSLDHPTPDAAADAAAFLRGGGQTGALIGRFDWSRTSVGPLPQWPQSLRTVTALLLRSPLPIVLLWGPEGIMIYNDAYAVFAGARHPQLLGSQVRQGWAEVAEFNDNVMKVGLAGKTLSYKDQELTLHRHGRPEQVWMDLDYSPVLDDDGRPGGVIAFVVDTSERVRAQAQIQAERTRLARLFDQAPGLMLMLSGAEHVIELANPAFVRLSGGRALLGRPIRAVLQELAEQEFIDILDNAYRTGTAVVANAAKIQLRHDGQASERILDFVCQPVTGPDGQVTGIFVEGHDVTKQHLAADALRANERRLRFLDALSKATAASTDASVVLTTTTRMLGQHLDVSVCAYADMDADQDGFTIRGEWNASGSRSIAGHYSLAAFGQLAVARLRAGLPLVLDDNRVQLPPEEAATFQRIGVTATICMPLVKEGRLTALMAVHDKDPHRWTQEELALLTEVTERSWAHIERVRSETQRRLDEQRFLRELERKVDERTAELAQSQSHIRTVLETSHLFQGLLDLDGRLRYTNATALQGIAARLDDIRGWPLWTTPWFAGTEGAPELVEAAVRRAAAGATEHMSMTLHLPTGVRAFDLSLRPVLDPAGAAVGLVFEAVEMTARIMAEKALRQAQKMEEIGNLTGGIAHDFNNLLTVILGNLELLRARVPDDPRLQRLLDNATAGAERGAALTARMLAFARKQDLQTERLDVKALVEGMTDLLERSLGATIALQLQLPAHLPAVETDANQLETALLNLAVNARDAMDGQGRILIAARAAQRRHAADGLRPGRYVCLAVTDTGTGMDEATLKRAAEPFFTTKGVGKGTGLGLSMVHGLAQQCGGALLIHSTPGLGTTAEIWLPAASAEVAVAAAPAPRASAAPAGAAGPLAILVVDDDPLVLANTAQMLDELGHHVTVADSGPEALRRLQQRSFDLVVTDYAMPDMTGMQLTMAIRAARPAQPILLVSGYTDLPPGAHPQLPRLPKPYTRAGLARAVAEAVGAGASEAAAAACKN; from the coding sequence ATGAGCCTCGACCACCCGACTCCCGACGCCGCCGCCGATGCGGCGGCGTTCCTGCGCGGCGGCGGCCAGACCGGCGCGCTGATCGGCCGCTTCGACTGGTCGCGCACCTCGGTGGGGCCGTTGCCGCAGTGGCCGCAAAGCCTGCGCACGGTGACCGCGCTGCTGCTGCGCTCGCCGCTGCCGATCGTGCTGCTGTGGGGCCCGGAAGGCATCATGATCTACAACGACGCCTATGCCGTGTTCGCCGGCGCGCGGCATCCGCAACTGCTCGGTTCGCAGGTGCGCCAGGGCTGGGCGGAAGTGGCCGAGTTCAACGACAACGTGATGAAGGTGGGACTGGCCGGCAAGACGCTGTCGTACAAGGACCAGGAACTGACCCTGCATCGCCACGGCCGGCCGGAACAAGTGTGGATGGACCTGGATTATTCGCCGGTGCTGGACGACGACGGGCGGCCGGGCGGCGTCATCGCCTTCGTCGTGGACACCAGCGAACGGGTGCGCGCGCAGGCGCAGATCCAGGCCGAACGCACGCGCCTGGCGCGGCTGTTCGACCAGGCGCCCGGGCTGATGTTGATGCTGTCAGGCGCGGAGCACGTGATCGAACTGGCCAACCCGGCGTTCGTGCGCCTCAGCGGCGGCCGCGCCCTGCTCGGACGGCCGATCCGCGCCGTGCTGCAGGAGCTCGCGGAACAGGAGTTCATCGACATCCTGGACAACGCCTACCGCACCGGCACCGCCGTCGTCGCCAACGCGGCCAAGATCCAGTTGCGCCACGACGGCCAGGCTTCCGAACGCATCCTCGATTTCGTCTGCCAGCCGGTGACGGGACCCGACGGCCAGGTCACCGGCATCTTCGTCGAAGGCCACGACGTCACCAAGCAGCATCTGGCCGCCGATGCGCTGCGCGCCAACGAGCGCCGCCTGCGCTTCCTCGACGCGCTGAGCAAGGCCACCGCCGCCAGCACCGACGCCAGCGTCGTGCTCACCACCACCACGCGCATGCTCGGCCAGCACCTGGACGTGTCGGTGTGCGCCTACGCGGACATGGATGCGGACCAGGACGGCTTCACCATCCGCGGCGAATGGAACGCCTCGGGCTCGCGCAGCATCGCCGGCCACTACAGCCTGGCGGCCTTCGGCCAACTGGCGGTCGCCAGGCTGCGCGCCGGCCTGCCGCTCGTGCTGGACGACAACCGCGTGCAGTTGCCGCCGGAGGAGGCGGCCACGTTCCAGCGGATCGGGGTCACCGCCACCATCTGCATGCCGCTGGTCAAGGAAGGGCGCCTGACCGCGCTGATGGCGGTCCACGACAAGGATCCGCACCGCTGGACCCAGGAGGAACTGGCCTTGCTGACCGAGGTCACCGAGCGTTCCTGGGCGCACATCGAGCGGGTGCGTTCGGAGACGCAGCGCAGGCTCGACGAACAACGCTTCCTGCGCGAACTGGAGCGCAAGGTGGACGAGCGCACCGCCGAGCTGGCGCAGAGCCAGTCGCATATCCGCACCGTGCTGGAAACCTCGCATCTGTTCCAGGGCCTGCTGGACCTGGACGGCCGCCTGCGCTACACCAACGCCACCGCGCTGCAGGGCATCGCCGCGCGCCTGGACGACATCCGCGGTTGGCCGCTGTGGACCACGCCGTGGTTCGCCGGCACCGAGGGCGCACCGGAGCTGGTCGAGGCGGCGGTACGCCGCGCCGCCGCCGGCGCCACCGAACACATGAGCATGACCTTGCACTTGCCCACCGGCGTGCGCGCCTTCGACCTGTCGCTGCGGCCGGTGCTGGACCCGGCCGGCGCGGCGGTCGGCCTGGTGTTCGAGGCGGTGGAGATGACCGCGCGGATCATGGCCGAGAAGGCGCTGCGGCAAGCGCAGAAGATGGAGGAAATCGGCAACCTCACCGGCGGCATCGCGCACGACTTCAACAACCTGCTGACGGTGATCCTCGGCAACCTCGAACTGCTGCGCGCGCGCGTCCCCGACGACCCGCGGCTGCAGCGGCTGCTGGACAACGCCACCGCCGGCGCCGAGCGCGGCGCCGCGCTGACCGCGCGCATGCTGGCGTTCGCGCGCAAGCAGGACCTGCAGACCGAACGGCTCGACGTGAAGGCCCTGGTCGAGGGCATGACCGACCTGCTGGAACGCTCGCTGGGCGCGACCATCGCGCTGCAGCTGCAATTGCCGGCGCACCTGCCCGCGGTCGAGACCGACGCCAACCAGTTGGAAACCGCGCTGCTGAACCTGGCGGTCAACGCGCGCGACGCGATGGACGGCCAGGGCCGCATCCTGATCGCCGCGCGCGCGGCGCAGCGCAGGCACGCGGCCGACGGGCTGCGTCCCGGCCGCTACGTGTGCCTGGCGGTCACCGATACCGGCACCGGCATGGACGAGGCCACGCTCAAGCGCGCCGCCGAACCGTTCTTCACCACCAAGGGCGTCGGCAAGGGCACCGGCCTGGGCCTGTCGATGGTGCATGGGCTGGCCCAGCAATGCGGCGGCGCGCTGTTGATCCACAGCACGCCCGGCCTGGGCACCACCGCGGAAATCTGGTTGCCTGCCGCCAGCGCGGAGGTCGCTGTCGCCGCCGCACCGGCACCGCGCGCGTCCGCGGCGCCTGCGGGCGCGGCCGGCCCGCTGGCGATCCTGGTGGTGGACGACGATCCGCTGGTGCTCGCCAACACGGCGCAGATGCTCGACGAACTCGGCCACCACGTCACCGTCGCCGACTCCGGTCCCGAGGCGCTGCGCCGGTTGCAGCAGCGCAGCTTCGACCTGGTGGTGACCGATTACGCGATGCCGGACATGACCGGCATGCAACTGACGATGGCGATCCGCGCGGCGCGGCCGGCGCAACCGATCCTGCTGGTGTCCGGCTACACCGACCTGCCGCCCGGCGCGCACCCGCAGTTGCCGCGCCTGCCCAAGCCGTACACCCGCGCCGGCCTGGCGCGTGCAGTGGCGGAGGCGGTCGGCGCAGGCGCAAGCGAAGCGGCGGCAGCGGCCTGCAAGAACTAG
- a CDS encoding winged helix-turn-helix domain-containing protein: protein MPKPRSPAASLPIAAAHARALWLDAQRLTSPAPFGAGVEAVRQATAHLGYVQIDTIHVIERSHHHVLYTRIPDYRRQDLEQAQAQDKSVFEYWTHALAYVPVADYRMYVAQMARYRAEADAAGRIDPADYAKLLRRIRNDGPLSIRDIDDDVLVEKTHPWGSRKPSRAALRYGFFSGDLVVSQRSGMLKTYDLATRHFGWTRRPRPASAAQYARYLLQRALRAQGVVGVDSICYGDAGAKPAVRALLAAAVAARRLVPVHLQGQERGALWVEPALLERVPPVPDPSVAHLLSPFDPLVIQRKRLQLFFDYEHRFEAYVPAAQRVLGYFALPVLVGDRIVAALDLKMDRQGGRLLVQKWTWLVPRRPALKAAIEAALHRFEHFHLR, encoded by the coding sequence ATGCCGAAGCCCAGGTCGCCCGCCGCCTCCCTCCCCATCGCCGCCGCGCACGCGCGCGCGCTGTGGCTGGACGCGCAACGGCTGACCAGCCCGGCGCCATTCGGCGCCGGCGTCGAGGCGGTGCGGCAGGCGACCGCGCATCTGGGCTACGTGCAGATCGACACTATCCACGTGATCGAGCGCAGCCATCACCACGTGCTGTACACCCGCATTCCCGACTACCGCAGGCAGGACCTGGAGCAGGCCCAGGCGCAGGACAAGTCGGTGTTTGAATACTGGACGCATGCGCTGGCCTACGTGCCGGTCGCCGACTACCGCATGTATGTGGCGCAGATGGCGCGCTATCGCGCCGAGGCGGACGCGGCCGGCAGGATCGATCCGGCCGATTACGCCAAGCTGCTGCGCCGCATCCGCAACGACGGGCCGTTGTCGATCCGCGACATCGACGACGACGTGCTGGTCGAGAAGACCCATCCGTGGGGCAGCCGCAAGCCCTCGCGCGCGGCGTTGCGCTACGGCTTCTTCAGCGGCGACCTGGTGGTCAGCCAGCGCAGCGGCATGCTCAAGACCTACGACCTGGCCACGCGCCATTTCGGCTGGACGCGGCGCCCGCGCCCGGCCAGCGCCGCGCAGTACGCGCGCTACCTGCTGCAGCGCGCCTTGCGCGCGCAGGGCGTGGTCGGCGTGGATTCGATCTGCTACGGCGACGCCGGCGCCAAGCCCGCGGTGCGCGCGCTGCTCGCCGCCGCGGTCGCCGCCCGGCGCCTGGTGCCGGTGCACCTGCAGGGTCAGGAGCGGGGCGCGCTCTGGGTCGAGCCGGCGTTGCTGGAGCGGGTCCCACCGGTGCCGGACCCGAGCGTCGCGCATCTGCTGTCGCCGTTCGACCCGCTGGTGATCCAGCGCAAGCGGCTGCAGCTGTTCTTCGACTACGAACACCGCTTCGAGGCCTACGTGCCGGCGGCGCAGCGGGTGCTCGGCTACTTCGCGCTGCCGGTGCTGGTCGGCGACCGCATCGTCGCCGCGCTCGATCTGAAGATGGACCGCCAGGGCGGCCGCCTGCTGGTGCAGAAGTGGACCTGGCTGGTGCCGCGGCGGCCGGCGCTGAAGGCGGCGATCGAGGCGGCGCTGCACCGCTTCGAACACTTCCATTTGCGCTAG
- a CDS encoding TetR/AcrR family transcriptional regulator, whose translation MARGGRAGPRRRAGSAFVARRQAILAAARRLFVEAGFDTTSMDAIAVHAGVSKATLYAHFLDKKDLFLCALEETLRQAPDPWQALPSVDGPLRARLAAVAHVLLDVIAGLALDEIRRMLAGCARHAFVRRDVFWELCFERYHLAMQAVLAREVERGELAVPDPAQASRQFFGLIAAGPLLRMRSAALSGAGGDWTHQDVGASVEVFLRIYGAGRACG comes from the coding sequence ATGGCCCGCGGTGGACGCGCCGGGCCGCGCCGCCGCGCCGGCAGCGCCTTCGTCGCCAGGCGCCAGGCGATCCTGGCGGCGGCCAGGCGCCTGTTCGTGGAGGCGGGGTTCGACACCACCAGCATGGATGCGATCGCCGTCCATGCCGGTGTTTCCAAGGCCACGCTGTACGCGCACTTCCTCGACAAGAAGGACCTGTTCCTGTGCGCGCTGGAAGAGACGCTGCGGCAGGCGCCCGATCCGTGGCAGGCGCTGCCCTCCGTGGACGGGCCGTTGCGCGCGCGCCTGGCGGCGGTGGCGCACGTGCTGCTCGACGTCATCGCCGGGCTGGCGCTGGACGAGATCCGGCGCATGCTGGCCGGCTGTGCGCGGCACGCCTTCGTGCGCCGCGACGTGTTCTGGGAGCTGTGCTTCGAGCGCTACCACCTGGCGATGCAGGCGGTGCTGGCGCGCGAGGTCGAACGCGGCGAACTGGCGGTGCCCGATCCGGCGCAGGCCTCCCGCCAGTTCTTCGGCCTGATCGCGGCCGGGCCGCTGCTGCGGATGCGCTCGGCGGCGCTGTCGGGCGCCGGAGGCGACTGGACGCACCAGGATGTCGGGGCCTCGGTGGAGGTGTTCCTGCGCATCTACGGTGCCGGACGCGCCTGCGGCTAG
- a CDS encoding MarR family winged helix-turn-helix transcriptional regulator, which yields MDDTAPCRCTCFLLRRAARRTSQVYDRELSAVGLSLNEYSILRRAGTAQQLGALAERLGMDRSTLSRNLKPMQAAGWIEQRRGDDARQKLVVISAAGRRLLKRALPHWERAQARIDALAGDAAIATLHRQLRQLERALCAEREDAAA from the coding sequence ATGGACGACACGGCCCCCTGCCGCTGCACCTGCTTCCTGCTGCGCCGAGCGGCGCGGCGGACCTCGCAGGTCTACGACCGCGAACTCAGTGCGGTGGGGCTGAGCCTGAACGAGTATTCGATCCTGCGCCGCGCCGGCACCGCGCAGCAGCTGGGCGCGCTGGCCGAGCGCCTGGGCATGGACCGCAGCACGCTGTCGCGCAACCTCAAGCCGATGCAGGCGGCCGGCTGGATCGAGCAACGCCGCGGCGACGATGCGCGGCAGAAGCTGGTGGTGATCAGCGCCGCCGGCCGGCGCCTGCTCAAGCGCGCGCTGCCGCATTGGGAACGCGCGCAGGCGCGCATCGACGCGCTGGCCGGCGATGCCGCCATCGCCACCCTGCACCGCCAATTGCGGCAACTGGAACGCGCGCTGTGCGCCGAGCGCGAGGACGCCGCCGCATGA
- a CDS encoding XdhC family protein: MSAARHCLHAALVACQERAPAVLAVVMGSEGSTYAGAGAIALFGADGAQHGWLSGGCLEPEIARCAARAAAAGEVAWMEIDTRDDADLLSGSAVGCRGRLHLALLPLPALPGFARLAQAWLQRRGGLSLALDGDGGIVAAVADATLQWRLPCRAWEGATACAGQVRIPPPPRVSVFGAGPETATLVPLLRQLGWMTTLVEQRPRWVAQAALADQALACMPARALAACADSDAALVMHHHFELDREALEALAASAIPFVGLLGPARRREDLFRLLRPQQQAQLRPRLHAPIGLRLGGSGAEAIALSIAAQLQATRAAPAQLHAVPPLRGATPCADAEARAMATPVPLQAGGGR, from the coding sequence ATGTCCGCCGCCCGCCACTGTCTCCACGCCGCTCTCGTCGCCTGCCAGGAACGCGCACCCGCCGTGCTGGCGGTGGTGATGGGCAGCGAGGGTTCCACCTATGCGGGCGCTGGTGCGATCGCGCTGTTCGGGGCCGATGGCGCGCAGCACGGCTGGCTCAGCGGCGGTTGCCTGGAGCCGGAGATCGCACGCTGCGCGGCGCGCGCGGCGGCCGCCGGCGAGGTGGCATGGATGGAGATCGACACGCGCGACGACGCCGATCTGTTGTCCGGCTCGGCGGTGGGGTGCCGCGGACGCCTGCACCTGGCCTTGTTGCCGTTGCCGGCGCTGCCCGGCTTCGCGCGCCTGGCGCAGGCATGGCTGCAGCGGCGCGGCGGCCTGAGCCTGGCGCTGGATGGCGACGGCGGCATCGTCGCGGCAGTGGCCGACGCCACGTTGCAGTGGCGCCTGCCGTGCCGTGCGTGGGAGGGCGCGACCGCCTGCGCCGGGCAGGTGCGGATTCCGCCGCCGCCGCGGGTCAGCGTCTTCGGCGCCGGCCCGGAAACCGCCACGCTGGTGCCATTGCTGCGGCAACTGGGATGGATGACCACACTGGTCGAGCAGCGCCCGCGCTGGGTGGCGCAGGCGGCGTTGGCCGACCAGGCCCTGGCCTGCATGCCGGCGCGCGCGCTGGCCGCGTGCGCCGACAGCGACGCGGCATTGGTGATGCACCATCACTTCGAACTGGACCGCGAGGCCTTGGAGGCGCTGGCGGCCAGCGCGATCCCGTTCGTGGGCCTGCTCGGGCCGGCGCGCCGGCGCGAGGATCTGTTCCGGCTTCTGCGACCGCAGCAGCAGGCGCAACTGCGGCCGCGGCTGCATGCGCCGATCGGCTTGCGGCTCGGCGGCAGCGGCGCGGAGGCGATCGCGCTGAGCATCGCCGCGCAGTTGCAGGCGACCCGCGCCGCGCCGGCGCAACTGCACGCGGTACCGCCGCTGCGTGGCGCCACGCCGTGCGCAGATGCCGAGGCACGGGCCATGGCGACGCCGGTGCCGCTGCAGGCCGGGGGTGGGCGATGA